A section of the Spirosoma pollinicola genome encodes:
- a CDS encoding response regulator, with amino-acid sequence MEPDYHAVVAEHNFAQATLLVVEDNPDIWLIVSMMLRRHLPEVSVKHVVNAHQALEYLDQNLSDKGLLPKLILHNLYLPLLIDGLDSLEAIRTKLLECHCQQIPILVMSSSTDPEDIRRAYSSGASGFYLKPLTAAEWSTYFERLRMFWWETIMLPLA; translated from the coding sequence ATGGAACCTGACTATCACGCAGTGGTCGCTGAACACAATTTCGCACAAGCCACCCTACTTGTCGTCGAAGACAACCCGGATATCTGGCTTATTGTCAGTATGATGCTCAGAAGGCATCTACCCGAAGTGAGCGTAAAGCACGTTGTCAATGCTCATCAGGCTCTGGAATACCTGGACCAAAATCTTTCTGACAAAGGCTTACTGCCGAAGCTCATCCTGCATAACCTGTACTTGCCCTTATTGATAGACGGCCTCGATTCACTGGAAGCCATCCGAACCAAACTTCTGGAGTGTCATTGCCAGCAAATACCTATCCTGGTCATGAGTTCATCGACCGACCCGGAGGACATCCGCCGGGCTTATAGTAGTGGGGCCAGTGGCTTTTATCTCAAACCATTAACTGCCGCTGAGTGGAGTACTTATTTTGAGCGACTACGCATGTTCTGGTGGGAAACAATTATGCTCCCTTTGGCGTAG